Proteins encoded together in one Vigna angularis cultivar LongXiaoDou No.4 chromosome 5, ASM1680809v1, whole genome shotgun sequence window:
- the LOC108340127 gene encoding probable O-methyltransferase 3 — protein sequence MSFDNEDHSSKLLEAQTHIFNQTFGFINSMSLKCAIDLCIPDVIHNYGQSMPLSKLIASLPIHPSKTCFVSRLMQILVHSGFFSQHSDDSKQEVSYALTDASALLLKEHPFSMTCLPQVILDPILVNPWFQFSTWFTNDEPTPFHTQNGMTFWDYAGREPKLNHLFNDAMTNDTRLISSVMIEKCKGVLEGLESLVDVGGGTGTMAKAIAKSFPHLKCTVFDLPHVVHGLQGTDNIEYVGGDMFQAIPSADSIMLKTIMHNWNDEECLKILKRCKEAIEKKDKGKVIIIDVVIGNLKGDSVLDQTKLYYDMEMMVLVTGKERNEKDWAKLFFSAGFNHYKITPVLGFKSLIEVYP from the exons ATGAGTTTTGATAACGAAGATCATTCTTCCAAACTACTTGAAGCTCAAACCCACATATTTAACCAAACTTTTGGTTTCATAAACTCTATGTCCCTTAAATGTGCAATTGATCTGTGCATTCCTGATGTCATACACAACTATGGCCAATCTATGCCACTCTCAAAACTCATTGCTTCACTTCCAATTCACCCTTCCAAGACTTGCTTTGTTTCCCGTTTGATGCAAATCTTGGTCCATTCTGGTTTTTTCTCTCAACACAGTGATGATAGTAAGCAAGAAGTGAGCTATGCGCTAACTGATGCATCAGCACTTCTCCTTAAGGAGCACCCTTTTAGTATGACATGTTTGCCACAAGTGATACTTGATCCAATTTTGGTGAATCCATGGTTTCAGTTCTCCACTTGGTTCACAAATGATGAGCCTACACCATTTCACACACAGAATGGGATGACTTTTTGGGACTATGCTGGCCGTGAGCCCAAACTCAACCACCTTTTCAATGATGCCATGACAAATGACACTCGATTGATTTCCAGTGTGATGATTGAGAAGTGCAAGGGAGTGTTGGAAGGATTAGAGTCTTTGGTTGATGTTGGGGGAGGGACAGGAACCATGGCTAAGGCCATTGCCAAGTCTTTTCCACACTTGAAGTGTACTGTTTTTGATCTCCCACATGTTGTTCATGGCTTGCAAGGAACAGATAACATAGAATATGTTGGAGGGGACATGTTTCAAGCAATCCCTTCTGCTGATTCCATCATGCTCAAG ACTATAATGCATAACTGGAACGATGAGGAATGCTTGAAAATCCTGAAGAGATGTAAGGAGGCAatcgaaaagaaagataaaggAAAAGTGATTATCATAGACGTGGTGATAGGAAACCTGAAAGGGGACAGTGTATTGGATCAAACAAAGCTCTACTATGATATGGAGATGATGGTGTTGGTTACTGGAAAAGAGAGAAATGAGAAAGATTGGGCTAAGTTGTTTTTTTCTGCAGGCTTTAATCACTATAAGATAACTCCAGTTCTAGGTTTCAAGTCTCTCATAGAGGTTTATCCATAG